A genomic segment from Aegilops tauschii subsp. strangulata cultivar AL8/78 chromosome 1, Aet v6.0, whole genome shotgun sequence encodes:
- the LOC109787342 gene encoding LOW QUALITY PROTEIN: uncharacterized protein (The sequence of the model RefSeq protein was modified relative to this genomic sequence to represent the inferred CDS: deleted 1 base in 1 codon; substituted 1 base at 1 genomic stop codon), with protein MAPPFVYARSSCEGTAHDAALRAAFYGDLRRLRGAVKSLADPRAVFSFFNKGGLGVLHLAPVRGHIEVCKYLVEELAGDVNAPAPGVGDFAGVTPFMTSVQSDDVSTVKYLLDRGGDLTKADGKXRTVLHHAATVGSCKVTEFLLSKGVPVDIHYGYGTPLHLAATNEQDKIVKILLEHHADANTSVTSLGSALMGALLCRSLKCMKLLIKGGADVNRMTSLLMTPLVFTSGRKDYTNFMQFLLKAGADPNIPDGFGRLPIEHAGRRDCMEQVEMLFPLTSPIPSIPNWSIDGIISYEKFESAKPLDQRHLERAKAIFKSQADYAFRLKDYKFASKSYDLAIDAAPTATLYANRSLCKLMLDDGEGALSDALSCRMMRPNWAKACYRQAVAHMLLKEYKQACDALLDAQKLDPGNIEVERELRKARELMKAPDEADK; from the exons ATGGCTCCGCCGTTCGTCTACGCCCGCAGCTCTTGCGAAGGCACGG CTCACGACGCGGCCCTGCGAGCGGCCTTCTACGGCGACCTCCGGCGTCTCAGAG GTGCTGTAAAGAGTCTTGCTGACCCAAGGGCGGTCTTCTCTTTTTTCAACAAGGGTGGCCTTGGTGTGCTGCACCTCGCACCCGTCAGAGGGCATATTGAAGTTTGCAAGTACTTGGTGGAGGAACTGGCAGGAGATGTGAATGCTCCTGCTCCTGGAGTTGGAG ACTTTGCAGGCGTGACACCCTTTATGACATCTGTTCAGTCCGACGATGTTTCAACTGTGAAGTATTTACTTGATCGTGGCGGTGACCTAACTAAAGCAGATGGTAAATGACGC ACTGTTCTCCATCATGCAGCAACCGTAG GAAGTTGTAAGGTTACTGAGTTCCTACTTTCAAAAGGAGTACCTGTTGACATACACTATGGCTATGGTACACCACTCCATCTAGCTGCTACCAATGAACAAGATAAAATAGTGAAGATTTTGTTGGAACACCATGCAGAT GCTAACACCAGTGTCACCAGTTTGGGTTCTGCGTTGATGGGTGCTCTTTTATGCCGTTCATTGAAGTGCATGAAGCTGCTGATTAAG GGTGGTGCTGATGTCAATCGGATGACCTCACTTCTGATGACTCCGTTAGTGTTCACTTCAGGGCGCAAAGACTACACCAACTTTATGCAATTTCTGTTAAAGGCAGGAGCGGATCCTAATATTCCTGATGGT TTTGGTAGGTTACCAATAGAGCATGCTGGTAGACGTGACTGTATGGAACAAGTTGAAATGCTGTTTCCTTTGACTTCCCCAATTCCATCTATCCCAAACTGGAGTATAGATGGAATCATCTCATATGAAAAATTTGAAAGTGCAAAGCCACTG GATCAGAGGCACCTTGAGCGAGCAAAAGCTATATTCAAGTCACAGGCAGATTATGCATTCAGGCTGAAGGACTATAAGTTTGCATCAAAATCATATGATCTG GCAATAGATGCCGCACCGACTGCAACATTGTACGCAAACAGGAGTCTTTGTAAACTGATGTTGGACGATGGTGAAGGTGCTCTGTCAGACGCTCTCAGCTGCAGAATGATGCGACCTAACTGGGCAAAAGCTTGCTACCGTCAGGCTGTAGCTCACATGCTTCTCAAA GAGTATAAGCAAGCTTGTGACGCTCTCCTGGATGCTCAAAAATTAGATCCTGGAAACATAGAGGTGGAGAGAGAGCTACG GAAAGCCAGGGAATTAATGAAAGCTCCTGATGAAGCTGACAAGTGA